A genome region from Schistocerca americana isolate TAMUIC-IGC-003095 chromosome 1, iqSchAmer2.1, whole genome shotgun sequence includes the following:
- the LOC124545171 gene encoding inverted formin-2-like isoform X2, with protein sequence MTVDNGVPTQPMRLVEFALRKAQWLLEFLDRDGLGLLLHSLELQCGQRSLSVSDALTQAQCVQCIRAAISSDTGLQYIIDRRDYVRQLAAALESQNITVKMQVYELLCAVCMYSSKGHAMALDALQHLKVTRGQRYRFDIIMNELRNTENVAYQTRLLSFINCLTLCCNNLQKRVRVRNEFLGLGLGPILSSLRAIDDKELQIQVSAFTNHQHKDELELESTEQLTHHQLFETIFKKIADRPQAVWFYSMLQNLAQLDPTNPNADNVWEALEALSSEAITPGFSFYKKPVHSNSVMAQQNYKRRVRRCWSINVPRSEDIRETCTVATQTELNNVREAVQLSDQATQQQLSSTEPAGSVSAPPPPPPPPPPPPPPPPPPPPPMPSLALNPVIPSVSGLPPPSPFAESNSEKEVPPPPPIPNNNFETPVSRRVTSGYLTCPTRHSLPADLTDSASVWTPVKDKCNTLPLPRRKMRTLNWTKLPSSVIGESVWTEMQSKATNLTVDFKQMEELFCQKTANVKRPKSSPGTLPSPINPKITLLETKRDLAVNIYLKQFKSGGKAVIEAIKNLKGDDIGTEKLRALLPLLPTEKELTSVRSYSGDLDRLGEAEKFYLQLSEVPSFALRVRAMLLKEEFPSRTCELKEQLEAVADACNKLMTNEHLKQFLALVLQLGNYINAGSYAGNAAGFTLSTLPKLLEIKANKPRLTFLHYVVEVAEANNKEILQFTEEMSNMKEIARISLELLQEEVMKVTSDVKHVESQLKKDKSGIRSEFKDFLKSALKCSNELQQAMEKVKGCSNALAKHFCEDPKKFQPEECFSLFADFFNIIERARLENEEKRKEEERRIQEEKEQNKTSGSRGRGRARRFSPDRQYAAVERILRDICSGNFKLRRSEA encoded by the exons ACAGTGGCTGCTGGAATTCCTGGACCGCGACGGGCTGGGGCTGCTGCTGCACAGCCTGGAGCTGCAGTGCGGCCAGCGCTCGCTGTCCGTCAGCGACGCGCTCACGCAGGCACAGTGCGTGCAGTGCATCCGCGCCGCCATCAGCTCCGACACCGGACTGCAGTACATCATCGACCGCCGCGACTACGTGCGCCAGCTCGCCGCCG CACTGGAGTCTCAGAATATCACAGTCAAGATGCAAGTTTATGAACTTCTCTGTGCTGTATGCATGTATTCTTCAAAAGGACATGCAATGGCTCTTGATGCTCTACAGCATTTAAAG GTTACACGTGGACAACGCTACAGATTTGATATAATAATGAATGAACTTCGTAACACAGAAAATGTCGCATATCAGACCAGActtctgtcatttatcaactgCCTCACTCTGTGCTGCAATAACTTGCAGAAACGTGTACGAGTCAGAAATGAATTCCTTG GTCTTGGTCTTGGACCCATACTGAGTTCACTACGTGCAATTGATGATAAAGAGTTGCAGATCCAAGTTTCAGCTTTCACTAACCACCAACACAAAGATGAGTTGGAATTAGAATCAACAGAACAGCTTACTCATCACCAATTGTTTGAAACTATATTCAAAaag ATAGCAGACAGACCACAGGCTGTCTGGTTCTACTCCATGCTACAAAACCTTGCACAGCTAGATCCGACAAACCCAAATGC GGACAATGTGTGGGAAGCTCTTGAGGCACTTTCGTCTGAAGCTATAACACCTGGATTTTCTTTCTATAAAAAACCAGTACACAGCAACAGTGTTATGGCTCAACAAAATTATAAAAGACGTGTTCGGAGGTGCTGGAGTATTAACGTGCCAAGATCAGAAGATATCCGTGAGACATGCACAGTGGCTACTCAGACTGAGTTGAACAATGTTAGAGAAGCAGTACAACTCAGTGATCAGGCCACACAGCAGCAACTGTCATCAACAGAACCAGCAGGATCAGTATCAgcacctccgcctcctcctccaccaccacctccaccaccaccaccaccaccaccaccaccaccaccaatgccaTCTCTTGCTCTCAATCCAGTGATTCCATCAGTCTCAGGTCTTCCACCACCATCACCATTTGCAGAATCTAATTCTGAAAAAGAAGTTCCTCCACCTCCTCCAATTCCCAATAACAACTTTGAAACCCCAGTGTCACGTCGGGTCACATCTGGCTACCTCACTTGTCCAACAAGACATTCACTCCCAGCAGATTTAACAGATTCTGCAAGTGTTTGGACACCAGTAAAAGACAAGTGTAACACGCTACCTTTGCCCAGGCGGAAGATGAGAACCCTAAACTGGACAAAACTCCCAAGCTCTGTCATAG GTGAATCAGTATGGACAGAAATGCAGAGCAAAGCAACGAATCTTACAGTTGATTTCAAGCAAATGGAAGAGTTGTTCTGTCAGAAAACAGCCAATGTGAAACGTCCAAAGTCTTCTCCAGGAACACTTCCATCACCAATAAATCCCAAGATCACTTTATTGGAAACCAAGAGAGATTTGGCAGTAAACATTTATCTAAAACAGTTCAAATCAGGAGGAAAAGCAGTCATAGAAGCTATAAAGAACCTCAAAGGAGATGATATAGGCACTGAGAAGCTAAGAGCTCTCTTGCCACTACTTCCCACAGAAAAAGAG TTGACTTCAGTCAGATCCTATTCTGGAGATTTGGACCGTTTAGGAGAAGCAGAGAAATTTTATCTACAGCTATCAGAAGTACCTTCATTTGCCCTTAGGGTTAGGGCAATGTTGCTT AAAGAAGAGTTTCCTTCAAGAACATGTGAACTGAAAGAACAACTAGAGGCTGTTGCAGATGCATGCAATAAACTGATGACTAATGAACATTTGAAACAATTTCTAGCATTAGTACTTCAACTTGGAAATTACATAAATGCT GGAAGCTATGCAGGCAATGCAGCAGGTTTTACACTCAGCACACTACCAAAGCTCTTAGAAATAAAAGCAAACAAACCAAGACTGACATTCTTGCACTATGTGGTAGAAGTTGCAGAAGCTAACAATAAGGAAATATTACAATTCACAGAAGAGATGAGCAACATGAAAGAAATAGCAAG GATATCATTGGAGTTGCTTCAGGAAGAAGTGATGAAAGTTACCAGTGATGTCAAACATGTTGAATCGCAGCTGAAGAAAGATAAAAGTGGAATCCGGTCAGAATTCAAAG ATTTCTTGAAATCGGCTTTGAAATGTAGTAATGAACTTCAGCAGGCTATGGAAAAGGTGAAAGGTTGTTCCAATGCTTTAGCTAAGCATTtctgtgaagatccaaagaaatttCAGCCTGAAGAATGTTTCAGTTTGTTTGctgatttttttaatataattgagAGAGCTCGACTG gaaaatgaagagaaaaggaaagaagaagaaaggcGAATTCAAGAGGAGAAGGAGCAAAACAAAACAAGTGGAAGCAGAGGTAGAGGCAGAGCAAGAAGGTTTTCACCAGATAGACAATATGCTGCCGTTGAACGGATTCTGAGGGACATTTGCAGTGGAAATTTCAAATTACGCCGAAGTGAAGCTTAA
- the LOC124545171 gene encoding inverted formin-2-like isoform X4: MDRRPAMLCRLALSAAQLRRMARDGCSPQALESQNITVKMQVYELLCAVCMYSSKGHAMALDALQHLKVTRGQRYRFDIIMNELRNTENVAYQTRLLSFINCLTLCCNNLQKRVRVRNEFLGLGLGPILSSLRAIDDKELQIQVSAFTNHQHKDELELESTEQLTHHQLFETIFKKIADRPQAVWFYSMLQNLAQLDPTNPNADNVWEALEALSSEAITPGFSFYKKPVHSNSVMAQQNYKRRVRRCWSINVPRSEDIRETCTVATQTELNNVREAVQLSDQATQQQLSSTEPAGSVSAPPPPPPPPPPPPPPPPPPPPPMPSLALNPVIPSVSGLPPPSPFAESNSEKEVPPPPPIPNNNFETPVSRRVTSGYLTCPTRHSLPADLTDSASVWTPVKDKCNTLPLPRRKMRTLNWTKLPSSVIGESVWTEMQSKATNLTVDFKQMEELFCQKTANVKRPKSSPGTLPSPINPKITLLETKRDLAVNIYLKQFKSGGKAVIEAIKNLKGDDIGTEKLRALLPLLPTEKELTSVRSYSGDLDRLGEAEKFYLQLSEVPSFALRVRAMLLKEEFPSRTCELKEQLEAVADACNKLMTNEHLKQFLALVLQLGNYINAGSYAGNAAGFTLSTLPKLLEIKANKPRLTFLHYVVEVAEANNKEILQFTEEMSNMKEIARISLELLQEEVMKVTSDVKHVESQLKKDKSGIRSEFKDFLKSALKCSNELQQAMEKVKGCSNALAKHFCEDPKKFQPEECFSLFADFFNIIERARLENEEKRKEEERRIQEEKEQNKTSGSRGRGRARRFSPDRQYAAVERILRDICSGNFKLRRSEA; this comes from the exons ATGGACCGCCGGCCGGCGATGCTCTGCCGTCTGGCGCTCAGCGCGGCGCAGCTCAGGAGGATGGCCAGGGATGGCTGTAGCCCTCAAG CACTGGAGTCTCAGAATATCACAGTCAAGATGCAAGTTTATGAACTTCTCTGTGCTGTATGCATGTATTCTTCAAAAGGACATGCAATGGCTCTTGATGCTCTACAGCATTTAAAG GTTACACGTGGACAACGCTACAGATTTGATATAATAATGAATGAACTTCGTAACACAGAAAATGTCGCATATCAGACCAGActtctgtcatttatcaactgCCTCACTCTGTGCTGCAATAACTTGCAGAAACGTGTACGAGTCAGAAATGAATTCCTTG GTCTTGGTCTTGGACCCATACTGAGTTCACTACGTGCAATTGATGATAAAGAGTTGCAGATCCAAGTTTCAGCTTTCACTAACCACCAACACAAAGATGAGTTGGAATTAGAATCAACAGAACAGCTTACTCATCACCAATTGTTTGAAACTATATTCAAAaag ATAGCAGACAGACCACAGGCTGTCTGGTTCTACTCCATGCTACAAAACCTTGCACAGCTAGATCCGACAAACCCAAATGC GGACAATGTGTGGGAAGCTCTTGAGGCACTTTCGTCTGAAGCTATAACACCTGGATTTTCTTTCTATAAAAAACCAGTACACAGCAACAGTGTTATGGCTCAACAAAATTATAAAAGACGTGTTCGGAGGTGCTGGAGTATTAACGTGCCAAGATCAGAAGATATCCGTGAGACATGCACAGTGGCTACTCAGACTGAGTTGAACAATGTTAGAGAAGCAGTACAACTCAGTGATCAGGCCACACAGCAGCAACTGTCATCAACAGAACCAGCAGGATCAGTATCAgcacctccgcctcctcctccaccaccacctccaccaccaccaccaccaccaccaccaccaccaccaatgccaTCTCTTGCTCTCAATCCAGTGATTCCATCAGTCTCAGGTCTTCCACCACCATCACCATTTGCAGAATCTAATTCTGAAAAAGAAGTTCCTCCACCTCCTCCAATTCCCAATAACAACTTTGAAACCCCAGTGTCACGTCGGGTCACATCTGGCTACCTCACTTGTCCAACAAGACATTCACTCCCAGCAGATTTAACAGATTCTGCAAGTGTTTGGACACCAGTAAAAGACAAGTGTAACACGCTACCTTTGCCCAGGCGGAAGATGAGAACCCTAAACTGGACAAAACTCCCAAGCTCTGTCATAG GTGAATCAGTATGGACAGAAATGCAGAGCAAAGCAACGAATCTTACAGTTGATTTCAAGCAAATGGAAGAGTTGTTCTGTCAGAAAACAGCCAATGTGAAACGTCCAAAGTCTTCTCCAGGAACACTTCCATCACCAATAAATCCCAAGATCACTTTATTGGAAACCAAGAGAGATTTGGCAGTAAACATTTATCTAAAACAGTTCAAATCAGGAGGAAAAGCAGTCATAGAAGCTATAAAGAACCTCAAAGGAGATGATATAGGCACTGAGAAGCTAAGAGCTCTCTTGCCACTACTTCCCACAGAAAAAGAG TTGACTTCAGTCAGATCCTATTCTGGAGATTTGGACCGTTTAGGAGAAGCAGAGAAATTTTATCTACAGCTATCAGAAGTACCTTCATTTGCCCTTAGGGTTAGGGCAATGTTGCTT AAAGAAGAGTTTCCTTCAAGAACATGTGAACTGAAAGAACAACTAGAGGCTGTTGCAGATGCATGCAATAAACTGATGACTAATGAACATTTGAAACAATTTCTAGCATTAGTACTTCAACTTGGAAATTACATAAATGCT GGAAGCTATGCAGGCAATGCAGCAGGTTTTACACTCAGCACACTACCAAAGCTCTTAGAAATAAAAGCAAACAAACCAAGACTGACATTCTTGCACTATGTGGTAGAAGTTGCAGAAGCTAACAATAAGGAAATATTACAATTCACAGAAGAGATGAGCAACATGAAAGAAATAGCAAG GATATCATTGGAGTTGCTTCAGGAAGAAGTGATGAAAGTTACCAGTGATGTCAAACATGTTGAATCGCAGCTGAAGAAAGATAAAAGTGGAATCCGGTCAGAATTCAAAG ATTTCTTGAAATCGGCTTTGAAATGTAGTAATGAACTTCAGCAGGCTATGGAAAAGGTGAAAGGTTGTTCCAATGCTTTAGCTAAGCATTtctgtgaagatccaaagaaatttCAGCCTGAAGAATGTTTCAGTTTGTTTGctgatttttttaatataattgagAGAGCTCGACTG gaaaatgaagagaaaaggaaagaagaagaaaggcGAATTCAAGAGGAGAAGGAGCAAAACAAAACAAGTGGAAGCAGAGGTAGAGGCAGAGCAAGAAGGTTTTCACCAGATAGACAATATGCTGCCGTTGAACGGATTCTGAGGGACATTTGCAGTGGAAATTTCAAATTACGCCGAAGTGAAGCTTAA
- the LOC124545171 gene encoding inverted formin-2-like isoform X3 → MPARGASHTPRQWLLEFLDRDGLGLLLHSLELQCGQRSLSVSDALTQAQCVQCIRAAISSDTGLQYIIDRRDYVRQLAAALESQNITVKMQVYELLCAVCMYSSKGHAMALDALQHLKVTRGQRYRFDIIMNELRNTENVAYQTRLLSFINCLTLCCNNLQKRVRVRNEFLGLGLGPILSSLRAIDDKELQIQVSAFTNHQHKDELELESTEQLTHHQLFETIFKKIADRPQAVWFYSMLQNLAQLDPTNPNADNVWEALEALSSEAITPGFSFYKKPVHSNSVMAQQNYKRRVRRCWSINVPRSEDIRETCTVATQTELNNVREAVQLSDQATQQQLSSTEPAGSVSAPPPPPPPPPPPPPPPPPPPPPMPSLALNPVIPSVSGLPPPSPFAESNSEKEVPPPPPIPNNNFETPVSRRVTSGYLTCPTRHSLPADLTDSASVWTPVKDKCNTLPLPRRKMRTLNWTKLPSSVIGESVWTEMQSKATNLTVDFKQMEELFCQKTANVKRPKSSPGTLPSPINPKITLLETKRDLAVNIYLKQFKSGGKAVIEAIKNLKGDDIGTEKLRALLPLLPTEKELTSVRSYSGDLDRLGEAEKFYLQLSEVPSFALRVRAMLLKEEFPSRTCELKEQLEAVADACNKLMTNEHLKQFLALVLQLGNYINAGSYAGNAAGFTLSTLPKLLEIKANKPRLTFLHYVVEVAEANNKEILQFTEEMSNMKEIARISLELLQEEVMKVTSDVKHVESQLKKDKSGIRSEFKDFLKSALKCSNELQQAMEKVKGCSNALAKHFCEDPKKFQPEECFSLFADFFNIIERARLENEEKRKEEERRIQEEKEQNKTSGSRGRGRARRFSPDRQYAAVERILRDICSGNFKLRRSEA, encoded by the exons ACAGTGGCTGCTGGAATTCCTGGACCGCGACGGGCTGGGGCTGCTGCTGCACAGCCTGGAGCTGCAGTGCGGCCAGCGCTCGCTGTCCGTCAGCGACGCGCTCACGCAGGCACAGTGCGTGCAGTGCATCCGCGCCGCCATCAGCTCCGACACCGGACTGCAGTACATCATCGACCGCCGCGACTACGTGCGCCAGCTCGCCGCCG CACTGGAGTCTCAGAATATCACAGTCAAGATGCAAGTTTATGAACTTCTCTGTGCTGTATGCATGTATTCTTCAAAAGGACATGCAATGGCTCTTGATGCTCTACAGCATTTAAAG GTTACACGTGGACAACGCTACAGATTTGATATAATAATGAATGAACTTCGTAACACAGAAAATGTCGCATATCAGACCAGActtctgtcatttatcaactgCCTCACTCTGTGCTGCAATAACTTGCAGAAACGTGTACGAGTCAGAAATGAATTCCTTG GTCTTGGTCTTGGACCCATACTGAGTTCACTACGTGCAATTGATGATAAAGAGTTGCAGATCCAAGTTTCAGCTTTCACTAACCACCAACACAAAGATGAGTTGGAATTAGAATCAACAGAACAGCTTACTCATCACCAATTGTTTGAAACTATATTCAAAaag ATAGCAGACAGACCACAGGCTGTCTGGTTCTACTCCATGCTACAAAACCTTGCACAGCTAGATCCGACAAACCCAAATGC GGACAATGTGTGGGAAGCTCTTGAGGCACTTTCGTCTGAAGCTATAACACCTGGATTTTCTTTCTATAAAAAACCAGTACACAGCAACAGTGTTATGGCTCAACAAAATTATAAAAGACGTGTTCGGAGGTGCTGGAGTATTAACGTGCCAAGATCAGAAGATATCCGTGAGACATGCACAGTGGCTACTCAGACTGAGTTGAACAATGTTAGAGAAGCAGTACAACTCAGTGATCAGGCCACACAGCAGCAACTGTCATCAACAGAACCAGCAGGATCAGTATCAgcacctccgcctcctcctccaccaccacctccaccaccaccaccaccaccaccaccaccaccaccaatgccaTCTCTTGCTCTCAATCCAGTGATTCCATCAGTCTCAGGTCTTCCACCACCATCACCATTTGCAGAATCTAATTCTGAAAAAGAAGTTCCTCCACCTCCTCCAATTCCCAATAACAACTTTGAAACCCCAGTGTCACGTCGGGTCACATCTGGCTACCTCACTTGTCCAACAAGACATTCACTCCCAGCAGATTTAACAGATTCTGCAAGTGTTTGGACACCAGTAAAAGACAAGTGTAACACGCTACCTTTGCCCAGGCGGAAGATGAGAACCCTAAACTGGACAAAACTCCCAAGCTCTGTCATAG GTGAATCAGTATGGACAGAAATGCAGAGCAAAGCAACGAATCTTACAGTTGATTTCAAGCAAATGGAAGAGTTGTTCTGTCAGAAAACAGCCAATGTGAAACGTCCAAAGTCTTCTCCAGGAACACTTCCATCACCAATAAATCCCAAGATCACTTTATTGGAAACCAAGAGAGATTTGGCAGTAAACATTTATCTAAAACAGTTCAAATCAGGAGGAAAAGCAGTCATAGAAGCTATAAAGAACCTCAAAGGAGATGATATAGGCACTGAGAAGCTAAGAGCTCTCTTGCCACTACTTCCCACAGAAAAAGAG TTGACTTCAGTCAGATCCTATTCTGGAGATTTGGACCGTTTAGGAGAAGCAGAGAAATTTTATCTACAGCTATCAGAAGTACCTTCATTTGCCCTTAGGGTTAGGGCAATGTTGCTT AAAGAAGAGTTTCCTTCAAGAACATGTGAACTGAAAGAACAACTAGAGGCTGTTGCAGATGCATGCAATAAACTGATGACTAATGAACATTTGAAACAATTTCTAGCATTAGTACTTCAACTTGGAAATTACATAAATGCT GGAAGCTATGCAGGCAATGCAGCAGGTTTTACACTCAGCACACTACCAAAGCTCTTAGAAATAAAAGCAAACAAACCAAGACTGACATTCTTGCACTATGTGGTAGAAGTTGCAGAAGCTAACAATAAGGAAATATTACAATTCACAGAAGAGATGAGCAACATGAAAGAAATAGCAAG GATATCATTGGAGTTGCTTCAGGAAGAAGTGATGAAAGTTACCAGTGATGTCAAACATGTTGAATCGCAGCTGAAGAAAGATAAAAGTGGAATCCGGTCAGAATTCAAAG ATTTCTTGAAATCGGCTTTGAAATGTAGTAATGAACTTCAGCAGGCTATGGAAAAGGTGAAAGGTTGTTCCAATGCTTTAGCTAAGCATTtctgtgaagatccaaagaaatttCAGCCTGAAGAATGTTTCAGTTTGTTTGctgatttttttaatataattgagAGAGCTCGACTG gaaaatgaagagaaaaggaaagaagaagaaaggcGAATTCAAGAGGAGAAGGAGCAAAACAAAACAAGTGGAAGCAGAGGTAGAGGCAGAGCAAGAAGGTTTTCACCAGATAGACAATATGCTGCCGTTGAACGGATTCTGAGGGACATTTGCAGTGGAAATTTCAAATTACGCCGAAGTGAAGCTTAA
- the LOC124545171 gene encoding inverted formin-2-like isoform X1, whose product MSSQELWTHAVEKSTRGRGGGGCGGGARGLRRASSSQQLLADLRRGADLSRWEPELCIQMLSIPASQNYSAICKLLQKAPQQWLLEFLDRDGLGLLLHSLELQCGQRSLSVSDALTQAQCVQCIRAAISSDTGLQYIIDRRDYVRQLAAALESQNITVKMQVYELLCAVCMYSSKGHAMALDALQHLKVTRGQRYRFDIIMNELRNTENVAYQTRLLSFINCLTLCCNNLQKRVRVRNEFLGLGLGPILSSLRAIDDKELQIQVSAFTNHQHKDELELESTEQLTHHQLFETIFKKIADRPQAVWFYSMLQNLAQLDPTNPNADNVWEALEALSSEAITPGFSFYKKPVHSNSVMAQQNYKRRVRRCWSINVPRSEDIRETCTVATQTELNNVREAVQLSDQATQQQLSSTEPAGSVSAPPPPPPPPPPPPPPPPPPPPPMPSLALNPVIPSVSGLPPPSPFAESNSEKEVPPPPPIPNNNFETPVSRRVTSGYLTCPTRHSLPADLTDSASVWTPVKDKCNTLPLPRRKMRTLNWTKLPSSVIGESVWTEMQSKATNLTVDFKQMEELFCQKTANVKRPKSSPGTLPSPINPKITLLETKRDLAVNIYLKQFKSGGKAVIEAIKNLKGDDIGTEKLRALLPLLPTEKELTSVRSYSGDLDRLGEAEKFYLQLSEVPSFALRVRAMLLKEEFPSRTCELKEQLEAVADACNKLMTNEHLKQFLALVLQLGNYINAGSYAGNAAGFTLSTLPKLLEIKANKPRLTFLHYVVEVAEANNKEILQFTEEMSNMKEIARISLELLQEEVMKVTSDVKHVESQLKKDKSGIRSEFKDFLKSALKCSNELQQAMEKVKGCSNALAKHFCEDPKKFQPEECFSLFADFFNIIERARLENEEKRKEEERRIQEEKEQNKTSGSRGRGRARRFSPDRQYAAVERILRDICSGNFKLRRSEA is encoded by the exons ACAGTGGCTGCTGGAATTCCTGGACCGCGACGGGCTGGGGCTGCTGCTGCACAGCCTGGAGCTGCAGTGCGGCCAGCGCTCGCTGTCCGTCAGCGACGCGCTCACGCAGGCACAGTGCGTGCAGTGCATCCGCGCCGCCATCAGCTCCGACACCGGACTGCAGTACATCATCGACCGCCGCGACTACGTGCGCCAGCTCGCCGCCG CACTGGAGTCTCAGAATATCACAGTCAAGATGCAAGTTTATGAACTTCTCTGTGCTGTATGCATGTATTCTTCAAAAGGACATGCAATGGCTCTTGATGCTCTACAGCATTTAAAG GTTACACGTGGACAACGCTACAGATTTGATATAATAATGAATGAACTTCGTAACACAGAAAATGTCGCATATCAGACCAGActtctgtcatttatcaactgCCTCACTCTGTGCTGCAATAACTTGCAGAAACGTGTACGAGTCAGAAATGAATTCCTTG GTCTTGGTCTTGGACCCATACTGAGTTCACTACGTGCAATTGATGATAAAGAGTTGCAGATCCAAGTTTCAGCTTTCACTAACCACCAACACAAAGATGAGTTGGAATTAGAATCAACAGAACAGCTTACTCATCACCAATTGTTTGAAACTATATTCAAAaag ATAGCAGACAGACCACAGGCTGTCTGGTTCTACTCCATGCTACAAAACCTTGCACAGCTAGATCCGACAAACCCAAATGC GGACAATGTGTGGGAAGCTCTTGAGGCACTTTCGTCTGAAGCTATAACACCTGGATTTTCTTTCTATAAAAAACCAGTACACAGCAACAGTGTTATGGCTCAACAAAATTATAAAAGACGTGTTCGGAGGTGCTGGAGTATTAACGTGCCAAGATCAGAAGATATCCGTGAGACATGCACAGTGGCTACTCAGACTGAGTTGAACAATGTTAGAGAAGCAGTACAACTCAGTGATCAGGCCACACAGCAGCAACTGTCATCAACAGAACCAGCAGGATCAGTATCAgcacctccgcctcctcctccaccaccacctccaccaccaccaccaccaccaccaccaccaccaccaatgccaTCTCTTGCTCTCAATCCAGTGATTCCATCAGTCTCAGGTCTTCCACCACCATCACCATTTGCAGAATCTAATTCTGAAAAAGAAGTTCCTCCACCTCCTCCAATTCCCAATAACAACTTTGAAACCCCAGTGTCACGTCGGGTCACATCTGGCTACCTCACTTGTCCAACAAGACATTCACTCCCAGCAGATTTAACAGATTCTGCAAGTGTTTGGACACCAGTAAAAGACAAGTGTAACACGCTACCTTTGCCCAGGCGGAAGATGAGAACCCTAAACTGGACAAAACTCCCAAGCTCTGTCATAG GTGAATCAGTATGGACAGAAATGCAGAGCAAAGCAACGAATCTTACAGTTGATTTCAAGCAAATGGAAGAGTTGTTCTGTCAGAAAACAGCCAATGTGAAACGTCCAAAGTCTTCTCCAGGAACACTTCCATCACCAATAAATCCCAAGATCACTTTATTGGAAACCAAGAGAGATTTGGCAGTAAACATTTATCTAAAACAGTTCAAATCAGGAGGAAAAGCAGTCATAGAAGCTATAAAGAACCTCAAAGGAGATGATATAGGCACTGAGAAGCTAAGAGCTCTCTTGCCACTACTTCCCACAGAAAAAGAG TTGACTTCAGTCAGATCCTATTCTGGAGATTTGGACCGTTTAGGAGAAGCAGAGAAATTTTATCTACAGCTATCAGAAGTACCTTCATTTGCCCTTAGGGTTAGGGCAATGTTGCTT AAAGAAGAGTTTCCTTCAAGAACATGTGAACTGAAAGAACAACTAGAGGCTGTTGCAGATGCATGCAATAAACTGATGACTAATGAACATTTGAAACAATTTCTAGCATTAGTACTTCAACTTGGAAATTACATAAATGCT GGAAGCTATGCAGGCAATGCAGCAGGTTTTACACTCAGCACACTACCAAAGCTCTTAGAAATAAAAGCAAACAAACCAAGACTGACATTCTTGCACTATGTGGTAGAAGTTGCAGAAGCTAACAATAAGGAAATATTACAATTCACAGAAGAGATGAGCAACATGAAAGAAATAGCAAG GATATCATTGGAGTTGCTTCAGGAAGAAGTGATGAAAGTTACCAGTGATGTCAAACATGTTGAATCGCAGCTGAAGAAAGATAAAAGTGGAATCCGGTCAGAATTCAAAG ATTTCTTGAAATCGGCTTTGAAATGTAGTAATGAACTTCAGCAGGCTATGGAAAAGGTGAAAGGTTGTTCCAATGCTTTAGCTAAGCATTtctgtgaagatccaaagaaatttCAGCCTGAAGAATGTTTCAGTTTGTTTGctgatttttttaatataattgagAGAGCTCGACTG gaaaatgaagagaaaaggaaagaagaagaaaggcGAATTCAAGAGGAGAAGGAGCAAAACAAAACAAGTGGAAGCAGAGGTAGAGGCAGAGCAAGAAGGTTTTCACCAGATAGACAATATGCTGCCGTTGAACGGATTCTGAGGGACATTTGCAGTGGAAATTTCAAATTACGCCGAAGTGAAGCTTAA